Below is a genomic region from Waddliaceae bacterium.
ATTTTTGTCGAACATAATATTTTCCTCAACGTTTTATATATTTTATATAGTGGATATCTCTTCCTTTTCCTTTCCACAGGTCGTAGAAGAAAGAGTCTCCGTAATCTTTTTTATCTTTTATATAATATGGTTCTGGATATTCTGGTGACAGTGCTTTATTGCTTCCGAGGACATCGATCATCTGGCTACAATACTGTGTGTCATCGGTGACAAGGATGAAAGAGGCGTCTGTTTTAAGAGATTGTACGCAGTCGTTAACGAAGGGTTTTTGTATCAAGCGGTGTTTTGCGTGACGATCTTTTGGCCATGGATCGGGGAAGTTAACATATATGGCGTCTACGGTGTCGGTATCGACGTAATGGTGTGCGAAGGGTTGTGCCTCGCCGCATACGATGAAGACATTATCAAGTTGTCGGCTTTCTCTCTTGGCCCATATCTTTCGCACCCTGTCGAATCTCTTTTCAACGGCGACCCAGTTAATATCTGGGTTTTCGGCAGCGCGATCCAAGATCCACAGGCCATTGCCGCTGCAGTATTCGATATATACTGGTTTTTTGTTTCCGAAGACAGCATCGTCGTCCCATGAGGGGAAGGAATATCCCGTATAGTCGTAATATTCAGGGACATACAAGATTTTGTCTTTAAGGAGGAGCCTTCTTTCTTTCCAAGAGTATGGTGCTGGCAGATCTTTAGGTTTCATAATGAAAATATTTTTTTTTATCAATTTACACCGTAAATATAACAAGAATATAATTACGAAGGAAGCTTTAACCCATGATTGCGACCTAATCTTTGATTAAGCGCTACAGGTGGAGGTGATATTTTATGTATTTTGACGA
It encodes:
- a CDS encoding tRNA (guanine(46)-N(7))-methyltransferase TrmB, whose translation is MKPKDLPAPYSWKERRLLLKDKILYVPEYYDYTGYSFPSWDDDAVFGNKKPVYIEYCSGNGLWILDRAAENPDINWVAVEKRFDRVRKIWAKRESRQLDNVFIVCGEAQPFAHHYVDTDTVDAIYVNFPDPWPKDRHAKHRLIQKPFVNDCVQSLKTDASFILVTDDTQYCSQMIDVLGSNKALSPEYPEPYYIKDKKDYGDSFFYDLWKGKGRDIHYIKYIKR